CGACGCGAGTGGCCTTCGCCTTCGGTCACCAGCGCCGGGCTGCCCAGGGTGCAGATTACCCGGAACACCTTGGCGTGCTCCTCGCCTGTTTCGGCCACCAGCTCGTATACCGGCAAGGGCTTCTGGCGGCCCTGCAGCCACTCCTGCAGGCGGGTCTTGGCGTCCTTGCCGACCTTGTGCGGCGGCGGCAGCGCGCCCATGGGCTCGGCAAACCACGGCACCACCACCGCGCGGCAGGCTTCGAAGCCGGCGTCCAGATAGATTGCCGCGATGACCGCCTCCAGCGCATCGGCAAGGATCGAGTCGCGACGATGGCCGCCGGTCTTCATCTCCCCCGGCCCCATCGTCAGGCGCTCGCCCAGTGCCAGGGCGCGGGCGACCGTCGCCAGTGAGGACTCGCGCACCAGCTCGGCGCGGCCGCGGGTCAACGCACCTTCGTCAGCGCCCGGCCAGTGCCGGTAGAGCGCCTCGGCGATGAACAGGTTGACCAGTCCGTCGCCGAGGAACTCCAGGCGCTCGTTGTGCGGCGATCCCGCACTGCGATGGGTCAGCGCCCGGGCCAGCAGCGCAGGCTCGGCAAACGTGTGGCCGATGAGGTCCTTCACCGGCGCGCGACGCTCAATAGCCGGCACCACCGCGACGCAGTTCCTTCTCGGTGCTGAAATTGCCGACCACATCGAGGTTGGCGATCAGCGGCTTGCGCACCTCGTAATCGACGGTGATCAGGTAGCCCGCATCCTTGCGCACGACCTTGATGTCGGCCGGCTTGACGTTCTCGGAGTAGTTGATGTTCATGCGGCGGAAAAACATGTCCTTGATCCGCGCGGGGGTCTCGTCGACCACGCCCGGCTCCTTGGCGATCCCTTCCAGGGACTGCTTGACGGCGTAGTACTCGGTGTACATCGGGATGACCTTCATGCCCATGTAGATGAACACCCCGGCCACGCCGAGCACGATGATGAAACCGACCAAGGTGATGCCGCTTTGTGCACGCTTCATATCGAATTGCTCCCCAGTGATTAGTCCAGCGCGCACCGTCAATGACACGCGCAAATCCGCTTCATGCAGCCGCCCGCCCGATGGCCGCACGCCCGCCGCTGCATGCCCCGCAGCGGCGCCCTACAGCCGTACGCCCCGTTGCTAGCGAATCCGCTCGCCGACCCGGGAGAAGTCCACCCCGCCGTCGAAATTCATCCAGATCAGGAACGCCTTGCCGCGCAGGTTCTGCTCCGGCAGGGTGCCCCAATAGCGGCTGTCTTCGCTGTTGTCGCGATTGTCCCCCATCACGAAATACTGGCCTTCCGGCACCGTCCACTCACCCTCGGCAGGATCGCGGAACGGCAGTCCCGTGCGCTCCAGCACCAGGTGCGTGCGATCACCCACCTGCTCACGCAGCTCGGTGGCACCGGTCATCTCCGAGCCGTTGCCACGTCCCTGATACGGGCCGATCTCTTCATACACCATCGGCGTGCCGTTGACGAAGACCTGGTTGTCGCGATAGCCGATGCGATCGCCGGGCAAACCCATCACGCGCTTGATCCAGTCCTGGTCGGGATGGTGCGGCGGCCGGAACACCACGACGTCACCGCGCTGTGGCTCGCCGATGCCAACCACCTTCTTGTTCGTGATCGGCAGGCGCAGGCCGTAGGAGAACTTGTTGACCAGGATGAAGTCGCCGGTCAACAGCGTCGGCATCATCGAATTGGACGGAATCCGGAAGGGTTCGGCGATGAAGCTGCGCAACACCAGCACCGCCAGCAGCACTGGGAAGAACGCCTTGGCGTAGTCCACGTACCAGGGCTCGCTGCCGTCATCGAGCAGGCCGCGGTAGTCGGCGCGGCGCCTTGCCAGCACCAGCTTGTCCAGCAGCCAGATCAGCCCGGAGGCGAGGGTAAGCGCCACCAGGGCAATTTCGAACCAACGCATGGTTTTTCCTTGTTGTGCTTCGTTGACGACTGCTGACGGCTGACGCTTACTTGTTGTCCTGCTGCAGGACCGCCAGGAACGCTTCCTGCGGGATTTCCACGTTGCCGACCTGCTTCATGCGCTTCTTGCCGGCCTTCTGTTTCTCGAGCAGTTTCTTCTTGCGCGAAATGTCGCCACCGTAGCACTTGGCCAGCACGTTCTTGCGCATCGCCTTGACCGTGCTGCGCGAGATGATCTGCGAGCCGACCGCAGCCTGGATCGCCACGTCGAACATCTGGCGTGGGATCAGTTCGCGCATCTTCTCGCAGATCTCCCGGCCACGGCGATCGGCATGCGCGCGGTGGGTGATGATGCTCAGCGCATCGACCTTGTCGCCGTTGATCAGCGTATCAACGCGCACGAACGGGCCGGCCTGGAAGCGCTCGAACTGGTAGTCCAGCGAGGCGTAACCCCGCGAAACCGACTTCAGGCGGTCGAAGAAGTCCAGCACCACCTCGCTCATCGGCAACTCGTAGCTGATCTGGACCTGGCTGCCCATGTAGGTGATCCCGAGTTGGTTGCCGCGCTTCTCCTCGCACAGGGTGATCACGTTGCCAACGTAATCGGGCGGGGTGAGGATATTGGCGCGGATGATCGGCTCGCGGATCTCCTCGGTCAGGTTCGCCGCCGGCAGTTTGGCCGGGTTGTCCAGCGAAACGATGGTCCCGTCCGTCTTGAGCACTTCATAGACGACGGTCGGCGCGGTGCTGATGAGGTTGAGATCGTACTCGCGCTCCAGGCGCTCCTGCACGATTTCCATGTGCAGCATGCCCAGGAAGCCGCAACGGAAACCGAAGCCCATGGCCTCGGAGGATTCGGGTTCGAAGCGCAACGCGGCGTCGTTCAGGCGCAGCTTGTCCAGCGCCTCGCGCAGGTCAGGGTAGTCGTCCGCATCGACCGGAAACAGGCCGGCGAACACGCGCGGCTGCATTTCCTGGAAGCCCGGGAGCGGTGAAGGCGCGGGATCGGCGAGCAGCGTCAGGGTGTCACCGACCGGCGCGCCATGGACGTCCTTGATGCTGGCATTGATCCAGCCCACCTCACCGGCGCGCAGGATCGGCATGTCCTTGCGCTTGGGGGTGAACACACCGACCTTGTCAACCAGATGCCAGCGGCCGGTCGACATGACGAGGATCTTGTCACCGGGCTTGATCTCGCCCTGCATCACCCGCACCAGCGAGACGACGCCCAGATAATTGTCGAACCACGAATCGATGATCAGCGCCTGCAGCTTGTCGGTATCGCGCGGTTTGGGCGGCGGGATGCGGGTGACGATTGCCTCCAGCACTTCCTCCACGTTGAGGCCGGTCTTGGCGCTGATGGCCACCGCGTCGCTGGCATCGATGCCGATGACCGCTTCGATCTCTTCCTTCGCGCGCTCGACATCGGCCGTGGGCAGGTCGATCTTGTTGATCACCGGAATCACTTCCAGGCCCTGCTCGACGGCGGTGTAGCAGTTGGCCACCGATTGCGCCTCAACGCCCTGGGCGGCATCCACCACCAGCAGTGCACCCTCGCAGGCCGCCAGCGAGCGGCTGACCTCGTAGCTGAAGTCGACGTGGCCCGGCGTGTCGATGAAGTTCAGGTGATAGGTCTTGCCATCGCGCGCGGTGTAGGGAACCGACACCGACTGCGACTTGATGGTGATGCCCCGCTCGCGCTCGATCGGGTTGTTGTCCAGGACCTGGGACTCCATCTCGCGGGCCGTCAGGCCACCGCACATCTGGATCAGGCGGTCGGCCAGGGTCGACTTGCCATGGTCGACGTGGGCAATGATGGAGAAGTTGCGGATCTGCTGCATGCGGTCGGCGATGGGCCCGGGGCCAGTTAAGTCAACACGCGATTATCGCATAAGCGCTCCCGCCCTCCGCGGCCATGATGCCGCAGGGGCGGGAAGCGGGATGCAGCTGCCGCGGGCTCAGCCCTTGGGGACGGTGACCGCGATGAACTGGGTCGTGCCGCCGCGCTGCACCAGCAGCATCAGGGTGTCGCCGGGCTTCGCCGCGGCCAGCCTACGGTCCAGCTCCGCCGGGCTGCCGACGCTGTCGCGACCGATCGCGACGACGACGTCGCCCGGGCGCAGCCCGGCTTCGCGCGCGGCGTCCGCATCAACCCCGGCCAGCATGACGCCCTCGTCATCGTCCAGACCCAGCTGCTTGCGCTGCGCCGGCGTCAGGTCGCGGGCTGTCAGGCCAAGCGCGTTGGAGCCCGGGGTCTGCTGGGCGGGAGCACCCGGGCTGCCGCGGCGCGGACCGGCCGCGGCCGCCGACTCGTCACCGCCAATCACCACGTTGATGGAGCGCAGCTTGCCAGCGCGGAACACTTCAAGCTTCGCCTTGGTCCCCGGGGCCAGCGCGCCGACGATCGGCGGCAGGTCGCTGACGTCCTTGATGACGGTGCCATTGAACGAGCGGATCACGTCCATGCGCTCGATACCGGCTTTTTCCGCCGCGCTGCCGGGCTGGACATTGGCCACCATCGCGCCCTGGTTGTCGGGCAGGTTGATTGCCTTCGCCGTCTCGCTGGTCACCGGCTGCATGATCACGCCCAGCATGCCCCGGCTGACCTTGCCGGTGGTCTTGATCTGGTCCACCGCACTCATCGCCAGGTCGATCGGGATCGCGAAGCTGACCCCCATGAAACCGCCCGAGTTGGAGAAGATCTGCGAATTGATGCCGACCACCTCGCCGGAGGTGTTGAGCAGCGGGCCGCCGGAGTTGCCGCGGTTGATCGCCACGTCGGTCTGGATGAACGGAACGTACTGCTGGCCGGAATAGGGATTGGACCGCCCCACCGCGCTGACGATGCCGGCGGTGACCGAGTGATCCAGGCCAAAGGGCGATCCGATGGCGACCACCCACTGCCCGGCCTCCACCGAGGTCGAGCTGCCCGGGCGCAGCCAGCGCAGGCCATCGGCCTGGATCTTCAACACCGCCACGTCGTACTGCTCGTCGCTGCCGATGACCTCGGCCTCGAACTCGCGGCGGTCCGAGAGGGTGACGGTGACCTTGTCGGCGCCATCGATGACGTGGAAGTTGGTGAGTACGTAGCCGTCATCGGAGATCACGAAGCCACTGCCCATCGATGTGCTCCCGCGCTGCGGACCCGAACCGCCGGGCGCGCCGGGCATGGGCATGCCGAAGTGGCGGAACAACTCCTCGAAACCGTCCGGCATCTGCGGGCCGCCGGAGCGGCCCCTGCGCGGCGCCGTTTCCGCACTGATGTTGACCACCGCCGGCCCGACCTGTTTGACCAGCTGGCTGAAGTCCGGCAGGCCGGTGACGATGGGTGTCGGCGCGGCCGGTGTCACCGCCTGGGCGGCGACGGGAATCGACTCAGCGGCGGGAACCGGGGTCTGCTGCGCCGTGCAGGCCAGCGGCAAGGCCGCGGCAAGCGCGCCAAGCAGGAAAATCGAGCGGAGCGGATAGGGCATGGGTCGGCCTCGTGTTGCGAAAACAGGAATCAGTGACGGATGGCTGTGCCGGCAGACGGCTCGGGCAGCAAGTGCGAAGTGGGTAACGGTTCCCGCTCGACCGCCCCGGAAACCGGGTCAATGCGCAGGGTGGCGGGTTCGAATGGGTAGAAGGAGATGGGAACCCCGGCTTCATTGCCACCGCTGAAGCCGACGGTCATGCCGGCATTGGCGGGGAATCCCGGCACGGCCGCTCGCGGCCATGGCCTGGATGCAATGGCGTCGGGCGTGAACGGACGCACGCGCGCAGCGTCGGCAGTGGCCGGCACAGGCTTGGACTGCCCGGGTGCCGGACGAGCCAGCACCGCCAGCGAAGCATCCGGGCTCGCTGCCGGGCGTGAGTTGGACACGGCGCGGGCTACCGACGGCTGGCGACGTTCGCCGCGGCGCGATACGTCGCGTGAGCCCGATGCCAGCGCCGAAGCTGCCAGGGCTGCAGCCGTCGCGCCGGTCTGGAGGGTGGCGCCCTCGTCGGGCGCGGTGATCTCCGACCCCGTTCCGGTGCCAGCGATCAACGGTGCGGCAGAATCGACGGATGCCGCGGCACCTGCGGTGGAGGCAAGCTCCCGACCCGTGGGCGCATCCGCCGCCGGATCTTCGCCGTCCAGCATCGGACGTGCTACGAAGAGCGCCGCGATGGCGACCGATGCCGCCAGAGCGCCGCCCAGCCAGCGCGGCTGGTTACGCACGGGGCGGCGCGGGGTCCGGAGGTCCGTCAACACCGCGTGTTCCTGTTCCCGCTCAACCGCGGCCATGACCCGATCGGCGAACCCCGACGGTGCCGGTGCGACGCCGTCCCCTCTCAGCACGTCGCCAGCCAGTTGCCAGCGGCCACATGCCTCGCCCCAACCCGCATCCTGGCCGAGCCGCTTCAACGCAAAGCGCGCCTCGTCGGGGCCGAGCTGGCCATCGAAAAGGGCGCTCAGCTCCCCGGCCTTGGCATCACCGTGGTTGTTTGATATCAGCGTGTTCGACATCAGTGTTTCCGCTCCTGGGAATCGGGTACGGCGTCAAGCAGGGGGCGCAGCTCCTGATCGATTGCGTCACGTGCGCGGAAAATCCGCGAGCGCACGGTGCCGATCGGGCACCCCATCTTTTCAGCAATCTCTTCGTAGCTCAGCCCGTCGACTTCGCGCAGGGAAATCGCTTCCCGCAGCTCGGCCGGCAACCCTTCGACCACGCGAAGCACCAGTTGTTCCACCTGCTGGCGCATCAGTTCACGTTCCGGGGTGTCGTTGTCGCGCAGGCGGATCGCGGAATCGAACTGCTCGGCGTCGTCGACATCGATGTCCGCGCCCGGCGGACGGCGCTTCTGCGCGACCAGGTGGTTCTTGGCGGTATTCACTGCGATCCGGTGCAACCATGTATAGAACTGCGCGTCTCCACGGAAGTTCGGCAACGCCCGGTAGGCGCGCATGAACACGTCCTGCGCCACATCCTGGCATTCGCTCCAATCGGCGATGTAGCGTCCGATCAGCGCCACGATCCGGTGCTGGTACTTGCGTACCAGGGCATCGAATGCGGTGCTGTCGCCCTGCTGCACACGCCTGACCAGTTCCTGGTCGAAATCATTCTCGGCCATACCGCGCGCCGGCACTCCTGGTCAGCTCGGCCTTGGCCGAACAGTGGGACAACCCTTTCGGGGAGAAAGTTCCTTTGACTACCGTTGGGGCGGCGTGGCGTGCCTGCAAGCGCACCCCATCGTCATCGGCCGCGCGCTCGCCGTGGCGGAGTGTTCACAACACGCATTTGACGCCGGTGAAACAACCTCGGGATGATAGCTGCCTGTTCCATACCTCAATGGATGGTGCCTGATGGCTCCCCCGACCACTCCCCTGCCCGGCTTTGACGGGTTGCGCAGCCAGCACTGGCTTGCGCAGATGCGCGACGACGGCGTCCTTGTCCTGTCCCTGGATCGTGCCGGGGAGAGCGTCAATGCGCTGTCCCAGGATGTCCTGATCGAACTCGATGCCCTGGTGGAACGCATCCAGATCGACCCGCCCAAGGGGGTGGTGTTCCGCTCGGCCAAGGACAGCGGATTCATCGCCGGCGCCGACATCAAGGAGTTCCAGGGCTTCGATCAGAAGGGAACGGTCGCCGGCGCCCTGAAGCGCGGACAGCAGGTGTTCCAGCGGGTCGCCGCGTTGCCCTGCCCGACCGTTGCGGCCATCCACGGCTTCTGCATGGGCGGCGGCAGCGAGCTCGCGCTGGCCTGCGACTACCGCGTCGCCAGCAACGATCCCTCGACCCGGATCGGCCTGCCCGAAGTGCAGCTGGGCATCTACCCGGGCTGGGGCGGCAGCGTGCGCCTGCCGCGCCTGATCGGAGCACCAGCGGCGATGGACATGATGCTGACCGGCCGCGCGGTGCGGGCCTCGGCGGCGCGCGCCAGCGGCCTGGTCGACAGGACCGTGGACAAGGCCATGCTGGTGGACGCCGCGGCGGCCATGGCGCTGAAGGGCCACCAGCGCCCACTGCGCCAGCGTTTTCTCGGCTGGGCAACCAACACCTGGCCGGCGCGTCAGGTGATCGCGCCGATGACGCTGAAGCAGGTCGCGCGCAAGGCGCCCAAGGACCACTACCCCGCGCCCTACTCGCTGGTGGCGACGTGGAAGGGCACCGGCGGCAGCCTGGACAAGCAACTGGCCGCCGAGCGTAAATCGGTGTCAAAGCTTGCCTCGACCCCGACCGCACGCAACCTGATCCGGGTGTTCTTCCTGCAGGAACGCCTGAAGAACACCGGCGGCAAGCAGCACGGCATCAGCCACGTGCACGTGATCGGCGCCGGCGTGATGGGCGGCGACATCGCCGCCTGGTCGGCCTACAAGGGTTTCCAGGTCACCTTGAACGACCGCGAGCAACGGTACATCGACGCCGCAATGACCCGCGCCGGCACGCTGTTCGCCAAGCGGGTGCGCGACGATGCCAAACGGCCGGAAGTCGCCGCGCGCTTGAAGGGCGATCTCGCCGGTGACGGCGCCGCCAAGGCCGACCTGGTGATCGAGGCGATCATCGAGGATGCCGACGCAAAGCGGGCGTTGTATGCGGACATCGAGCCACGGATGAAGGCCGACGCGCTGCTGACCAGCAACACGTCCTCCATCCCGCTGGACGAACTGCGCGACGGACTGGCGCACCAGTCGCGTTTTGCCGGCCTGCATTATTTCAATCCGGTCGCCTCGATGCCGCTGGTGGAGATCGTCCAGCACGCCGGCATTGATGAGGCGACCCGCCAGCGTCTGGCCGCGTTCTGCAAGGCGATCGGCAAACTGCCGGTGCCCGTCGCCGGTACCCCGGGGTTCCTGGTCAACCGGGTGCTGTTCCCCTACATGCTCGAAGCGGTGACGGCGTTCTCGGAAGGCATTCCCGGCGTGGCCATCGACAAGGCGGCGGTGCGCTTCGGAATGCCGATGGGCCCGATCGAACTCGTCGATACCGTCGGTCTGGATGTGGCGGCCGGCGTGGGCGCGGAGTTGTCACCCTTCCTCGGCCTCACCGTGCCGGCGGCGCTGGCGGAACAGGCAGAGCCGGGCAAGCGCGGCAAGAAGGACGGCCAGGGCCTGTACAAGTGGGAGGAAGGCAAAGCGGTCAAGCCCGACGCGCCGGAGAATTACAAGGCGCCCGACGATCTTGCCGACCGCCTGATTCTGCCGATGCTCAACGAGGCGGTCGCCTGTCTGCACGACGGCGTGGTGGCCGATGCCGACCTGCTGGATGCGGGGGTGATCTTCGGCACGGGCTTCGCCCCGTTCCGTGGTGGCCCGATACAGTACATCCGCGAGACCGGGGTGGAGTCGGTGCTGGAGCGGCTGCGCCAACTCCAGTCCCGCCACGGCGACCGCTTCGCGCCACGGCCGGGCTGGGACGCCGCGGCGCTTCGTCAGGGCTGACGGAACGTCGGACCGCAGGGCCGGTCGCAGCGCGCACCGGATTCGCGGGCGGCGCGCAGCCTCCGCCGGCAAAACCTACATCGTGTGGGTGGCGCGCTCGGCGTCGAGCGTGCCGGCAAGCAGCGCCTCGATCTTCCCCTTGACGGTCTCGCCCTCGACGCCTTCGCTGAACTGGATGCCGATGCCGGCCGGGCGGCTGCCCTGCGCACCCGCCGGTGTCACCCAGATGACCTTGCCGGCTACCGGCATGCGCTCGCCCGACTCGGGCAGCGTCAGCAGCAGGAACACCTCGTCGCCGAGGAAGTACCGGTTCGGCGTGGCCACGAATATCCCGCCGTGGCGGATGTAGGGCATGTAGGCGTTGTAGAGCCCCGCCTTGTCCTTCAGGGCCAATGACACAATGCCCTGACGGGCTCCCGATGCACTCATGCTGCTAACCCCTTGATTGTCCAGCGGTTCGGCGTGACTCGCCGGCGCGCCATGCCCGCAACAGCTCCACCAGCACCAGGTCCGAGCGGACCGTGGTGCGCATCAGTTCACGCGCCCGGTTGGCCCGGTCGAACCACTCGGTGAGACTGCGGGTACGGGCCGGATCGGTCAAGTCGCTGGCGGTACGCGCCACCGCCAGATCCGCGGCGAACTGCAGGCGCAGGTCAGCGTTGGCGTCGGCGGCCCAGCGCTGCGCGGTTTCCACCACGCCGGCCTCGCCGGTGGCCACGCGATCCAGGTCCGTCGCCACCTGCCGGCGCAGCGCCAAGGCATCGCTTTGCAGCCATTCGGCGGCCAGTCCTGGATGCCCGCGTGCGGCATCCAGGGCCTCCTCGGCCAGCGCGGCCGGGTGCCCCGAGTCCTGCAGCCAGGCCAGCGCCTCTGCGCGCGGGGGCATGCGGAATTCGATGCGCTGGCAGCGGCTGCGGATGGTCGCCGACAGGCGCGAGGGATGCGCGCTGACCAGCCACAGATAGCGGCCCGGGACCGGCTCCTCTAGCGTTTTCAACAGGGCGTTGGCACCGGCGTGGTTGATCGCTTCGGCCGGATCGATGATGGCGATCTTGGTCTGCCCGTACTGGGCGCTGAGCGTCATCTGTTCGGACAGGCGGCGGATCTGCTCGATCACGATCTCCGTGCGCGGCTTGGGCGGGCGCGCCTTGTCGTTGATCGCGAAGCTGACCTGCAGCAGGTCCGGATGGCCACTGCGACCTTGCGGAAACGCCAGCGATCCATCCGGGCGCGTCTCGACCGGATCGGCCTGGCTTCGCGAGGCGAACATGCGGCAACTGCGGCACGCGCCGCAAGCCCCGCCTTCCGCCGTCCTCTCGGTGCACAGGAGGCGGTTGGCCAGGCGCTCGGCGACGGCCAGCTTGCCCAGCCGCGCCGGCCCACAGAACAACAGAGCGTGCCCGAGTCGTCCGCTGTCCAGCGCCAGCGCGGTGCGGTCATGCACGCGTTGCTGCCAGGGCGCGAAACCGTTCATCGCAGAGCATCCCGATAAGCCAGCAAATGGGCCACCGCCTCACCCGCCACGACCGTGGCCGGCCGGCTGGCGTCGATCACCCGGAACCGCGAGTGCTCCGCGTCGGCACGCGCCAGGTAGGCACGGCGCACGCTTTCGAAAAATCCTTGGTCCTCGGACTCGATCCGGTCCACCGTGCCGCGTCCGAGCACGCGCTGCAGGCCGGTCTCGACCGGCACGTCCAGCAGCAGGGTCAGGCCCGGCACGATGCCGACCACGCGCTGCTCCAGCTCGGCGATGAAGTCGCGGTCACCGCCGCGCGCCGCCCCCTGGTAGGCGTAGCTGGCGTCGGTGAAACGATCGCTGATCACCCAACTGCCGGCCGCCAGGGCGGGCAGGATGGTTCCGCGCACGTGCTGGGCCCGGCCGGCAAACATCAGCAGCAGCTCGGTTTCAGGCGTGGGCGGCTCATGGCCGGGCGCGAGCAGCAGGTTGCGGATCTGCTCGGCCAGCGGCGTGCCACCGGGCTCGCGGGTACAGACGACCGATTCCCCGGCCGCCTCCAGCGTCTCGCGCAGCTGCGCCAGCACGGTCGATTTACCCGCGCCTTCGCCGCCTTCCAGGGTGATCAGGCGGGGCTGCAGCTGCAGAGTCACCTGGACTCTCCGGCGCGTTCCATCCCTCTCACCCGCTGCCGGTAGTTCTGCAGGTATTTGCGCACGTTGGCCTGGTGCTCCGCGAGCGTGCGGGCAAACAGGTGGCGGCCACTGCCATCGCCGATGGCGACGAAGTACAGCGAGTCCCCGGGTGCGGGATTGGCGACCGCCTGCAAGGCACCGACACCCGGCATCGCGATCGGCGTGGGTGGCAGACCGTCGCGGGTGTAGGTGTTGTACGGCGTATCGGTGGTCAGGTGCACGCGGCGGATGTTGCCGTCGTAGTCCTCGCCGATGCCGTAGATCACGGTGGGGTCGGTCTGCAGCCGCATGCCGATTTTCAGGCGGCGCTCGAACAGGCCGGCGATCTGCGGACGTTCTTCGGCAACGGCGGACTCCTTCTCCACGATCGATGCCATCACCAGCATCTCGTAGGGCGTTTTCAGCTTCGTGTCGGGATCGCGCGCCTCCCAGGCCGCAGCCAGGGCGCGCGCCATGTCGGCGTAGGCGCGGCGCAGCACGTCCAGATCACTGTCGCCGCGGCCGTAGACGTAGGTCTCCGGGAGGAAGCGTCCCTCTGGGTGTTCGCCGGGATGGCCGAGCGCTTCCATCAACTCTGCGTCGGACATCCCTGCGCTCTTCTGGACCAGCGGCGTTGCGCGGGTCAGCGCCGCCCGCATCTCGCGGATGTTCCAGCCTTCCACCAGGGTGAAGCGGTAGCGGATGGTGTCGCCCTGGCGCATGGCCACCAGCAACTGTCGCGGCGTGGTGCCCGGTTCCAGCGCGTATTCGCCCACATGCAGGCGCGACGCGGCATCCAGCTGGCGGCCGAGCAGCTGCCACTCGTAGGTCTCACCGCCCGTCACGCCTGCTGCGCGCAGGCGGTCGACCACTTTCAGCAGCGAGTCACCGCGCTCCACCGTGATGCTGCCGCCCGCCTCCACACCTCCCAGCGGGCCGTCAGCGAAGGCCTGGTAGCGTTGCCATCCAAGCGCCCCCACGGCCAGCGCAGCCACCAGCGCGGCCAACAGCAGGAACAGCACCAGTACGCCGGACCGG
The genomic region above belongs to Lysobacter avium and contains:
- a CDS encoding PilZ domain-containing protein; protein product: MSASGARQGIVSLALKDKAGLYNAYMPYIRHGGIFVATPNRYFLGDEVFLLLTLPESGERMPVAGKVIWVTPAGAQGSRPAGIGIQFSEGVEGETVKGKIEALLAGTLDAERATHTM
- a CDS encoding DNA polymerase III subunit delta' (catalyzes the DNA-template-directed extension of the 3'-end of a DNA strand; the delta' subunit seems to interact with the gamma subunit to transfer the beta subunit on the DNA) is translated as MNGFAPWQQRVHDRTALALDSGRLGHALLFCGPARLGKLAVAERLANRLLCTERTAEGGACGACRSCRMFASRSQADPVETRPDGSLAFPQGRSGHPDLLQVSFAINDKARPPKPRTEIVIEQIRRLSEQMTLSAQYGQTKIAIIDPAEAINHAGANALLKTLEEPVPGRYLWLVSAHPSRLSATIRSRCQRIEFRMPPRAEALAWLQDSGHPAALAEEALDAARGHPGLAAEWLQSDALALRRQVATDLDRVATGEAGVVETAQRWAADANADLRLQFAADLAVARTASDLTDPARTRSLTEWFDRANRARELMRTTVRSDLVLVELLRAWRAGESRRTAGQSRG
- the tmk gene encoding dTMP kinase — protein: MTLQLQPRLITLEGGEGAGKSTVLAQLRETLEAAGESVVCTREPGGTPLAEQIRNLLLAPGHEPPTPETELLLMFAGRAQHVRGTILPALAAGSWVISDRFTDASYAYQGAARGGDRDFIAELEQRVVGIVPGLTLLLDVPVETGLQRVLGRGTVDRIESEDQGFFESVRRAYLARADAEHSRFRVIDASRPATVVAGEAVAHLLAYRDALR
- the mltG gene encoding endolytic transglycosylase MltG; this translates as MSHPHKRRSGVLVLFLLLAALVAALAVGALGWQRYQAFADGPLGGVEAGGSITVERGDSLLKVVDRLRAAGVTGGETYEWQLLGRQLDAASRLHVGEYALEPGTTPRQLLVAMRQGDTIRYRFTLVEGWNIREMRAALTRATPLVQKSAGMSDAELMEALGHPGEHPEGRFLPETYVYGRGDSDLDVLRRAYADMARALAAAWEARDPDTKLKTPYEMLVMASIVEKESAVAEERPQIAGLFERRLKIGMRLQTDPTVIYGIGEDYDGNIRRVHLTTDTPYNTYTRDGLPPTPIAMPGVGALQAVANPAPGDSLYFVAIGDGSGRHLFARTLAEHQANVRKYLQNYRQRVRGMERAGESR